One Leptospira meyeri genomic region harbors:
- a CDS encoding citrate/2-methylcitrate synthase, translating to MSEVEFHVKGKTYKLPVIVGTDGKEGIDLTDFYRKTGLVTVDPGLFNTALGLSKVSRRDPEKGELTYRGYDLKELAYQSTFVETSFLLIYGNLPTKQELGDFSSRLSKHSMIHEDMLNLFDGFPGVANPLAVLSVMVTSLSSYYLEEYEEKLDMGVDLIARLLAKIRTIAAFTYKHAVGHPFVYPLDKNPYCTNFLYMMHKMPADNYTVPEEFDRILNQMWILHADHEQNVSNTAVQVVGSTQANLFASISAGIMAQWGAREGGRPTAAIGLIEDIVKTKTPVKDYFERFKRGGLNIQTNGFGQKAYDVVSPRAKVAREIIHEFYKGRKLSAVEDIALQIDEVVWNDSYFMENLLYPNLEYYSGLVFHTLGIPKNMFSVMQVIGRLPGWLAHWREQRVKGDFSKVRPKQIYVGENQRKYIPVQNRL from the coding sequence ATGAGTGAAGTGGAGTTCCACGTCAAAGGCAAAACATATAAATTACCGGTCATTGTTGGTACCGATGGAAAAGAGGGAATCGACCTAACCGATTTTTATAGAAAAACGGGACTGGTTACTGTAGATCCTGGTTTATTCAACACTGCCCTCGGTTTGTCTAAAGTATCAAGACGTGATCCCGAAAAAGGGGAACTAACCTACCGTGGTTATGATTTAAAAGAACTCGCTTACCAATCCACGTTTGTGGAAACTTCATTTTTATTAATTTACGGAAATCTTCCCACAAAGCAGGAGTTAGGTGATTTCTCAAGTCGACTTTCGAAACATTCTATGATCCATGAAGATATGTTGAATCTCTTTGATGGATTTCCTGGAGTTGCCAACCCATTAGCAGTATTATCTGTAATGGTTACTTCACTTTCTAGTTATTATTTGGAAGAATATGAAGAAAAGTTAGATATGGGGGTGGATTTAATTGCAAGGTTACTCGCAAAAATTCGCACCATTGCTGCTTTTACTTATAAACATGCAGTGGGTCATCCTTTTGTATACCCATTGGATAAAAATCCATACTGCACAAACTTTCTTTATATGATGCATAAAATGCCAGCAGACAATTATACGGTTCCAGAAGAGTTTGATCGCATTTTAAATCAAATGTGGATTTTACATGCAGATCACGAACAAAACGTATCCAACACTGCAGTCCAAGTGGTTGGTTCCACACAGGCAAATTTATTCGCCTCAATTTCTGCTGGGATTATGGCACAATGGGGAGCTCGGGAAGGTGGACGTCCAACGGCAGCCATCGGTCTGATTGAAGACATTGTAAAGACCAAAACACCTGTTAAAGATTATTTCGAAAGATTCAAACGTGGTGGGTTAAACATCCAAACCAATGGCTTTGGACAAAAAGCATATGATGTGGTAAGTCCACGTGCCAAAGTAGCTCGGGAAATCATTCACGAATTTTATAAAGGCAGAAAGTTATCTGCAGTGGAAGACATTGCCCTTCAAATAGACGAAGTGGTTTGGAACGATTCCTATTTTATGGAGAATCTTCTTTACCCGAATTTGGAATACTACTCCGGCCTCGTATTTCACACATTGGGAATCCCTAAGAATATGTTTTCTGTCATGCAAGTAATTGGTCGACTTCCAGGTTGGCTTGCACACTGGAGAGAACAAAGGGTGAAGGGAGACTTCTCAAAAGTTCGTCCAAAACAAATATATGTGGGCGAAAACCAAAGAAAATACATCCCGGTTCAGAACCGCCTATAG
- a CDS encoding TIGR01777 family oxidoreductase, protein MKIGILGGTGLIGTSFIETAIGLGHRFRVFSRKPSLPPVLSSYQELEFVSCILPQTADLEGLDAIINLVGEPIAGVRWTEERKRLIRTSRIDFTRGLVARILDLKSPPKVFVNSSAIGYYGMSEDYHLPFTEKSDPGEDFLAKLCVEWENQILPLQTTGIRSLALRTGIVLSPKGGALEKMIPPFLLGVGGSIASGKQGMSWIHILDFISAMLHLMQLDSASGAYNLVSPHPVSNDEFSIVLAKTLHRPNFFKVPSFAIQALYGEGSVVVTKGQYVIPERLLSTGYEFQFQNLEKALSNLLEKQ, encoded by the coding sequence ATGAAAATCGGAATTTTAGGTGGTACTGGTCTAATTGGTACCTCATTCATTGAAACAGCAATAGGTCTTGGACACCGCTTCCGAGTATTTTCTAGAAAGCCATCCTTACCACCCGTACTTTCTTCCTATCAAGAATTGGAATTTGTTTCTTGTATCCTTCCGCAAACAGCTGACTTGGAAGGACTCGATGCCATTATTAATTTAGTAGGTGAGCCGATAGCGGGCGTTAGATGGACTGAAGAACGCAAGCGACTGATTCGTACATCTCGTATTGATTTTACTCGTGGTCTTGTGGCTCGCATTTTAGATCTAAAATCACCACCCAAAGTTTTTGTAAACTCAAGTGCGATTGGTTATTATGGAATGTCAGAAGATTACCACTTACCCTTTACGGAGAAGTCTGATCCCGGTGAGGATTTTTTAGCGAAACTTTGTGTGGAGTGGGAAAACCAAATCCTTCCTCTGCAAACAACGGGAATTCGATCGTTGGCTTTGCGAACTGGAATCGTTCTATCTCCAAAGGGGGGAGCGTTGGAGAAAATGATTCCTCCTTTTTTATTGGGAGTGGGTGGTTCCATTGCTTCAGGGAAACAAGGGATGAGTTGGATTCATATATTGGATTTTATTTCTGCCATGTTGCACTTAATGCAGTTGGATTCGGCTTCTGGAGCTTATAATTTAGTATCACCTCATCCCGTAAGTAATGATGAATTCTCAATCGTTTTAGCTAAAACCTTACATCGGCCAAATTTTTTCAAAGTTCCTTCCTTCGCCATACAGGCGCTTTATGGAGAAGGTTCAGTTGTTGTGACCAAAGGACAGTATGTGATTCCGGAGCGTCTCCTTTCTACCGGTTATGAGTTTCAGTTTCAAAATTTAGAAAAGGCACTCTCAAATCTTTTAGAAAAACAGTGA
- a CDS encoding c-type cytochrome, with protein MNSKKVLVSLFALSFAFVMVACGDSKPKEETPAAVESSASADPDLAKGEELYLQNCSSCHGEKGAGDGAAAAALNPKPRNYKSPASEWKNGNTAAGVTKTLKEGIKGSPMVAYGHLGDDNIRILAKYVEHLSKN; from the coding sequence ATGAACTCAAAAAAAGTCTTAGTCTCTCTCTTCGCACTCTCCTTCGCTTTCGTGATGGTGGCTTGTGGCGATTCCAAACCAAAAGAAGAAACACCTGCAGCAGTTGAATCTAGCGCAAGTGCAGATCCTGATCTTGCAAAAGGGGAAGAACTTTACCTTCAAAACTGCTCTTCTTGCCACGGTGAGAAAGGTGCTGGTGATGGCGCAGCGGCAGCAGCTCTCAACCCAAAACCAAGAAATTACAAATCCCCAGCTTCTGAATGGAAAAACGGAAACACTGCTGCTGGTGTGACTAAAACTTTGAAAGAAGGAATCAAAGGGTCTCCAATGGTTGCTTACGGACATTTAGGCGACGATAATATCCGCATCCTTGCAAAATACGTAGAACACCTTTCTAAAAATTAA
- a CDS encoding SpoIIE family protein phosphatase, translating into MATEVPPTADRGVLSAESFLSGQKKTLELKGDWEYYPGLLISPNEFETLNTNREPHFFHVPGIWSESFFDRGFLAGDGYATFSLKIQHGLQGVPLSLKVPEMETAYNLFVDGVKMSSNGVVTTSYQTGKPEYRPRIIDFFPKENQTSIVLQISNYHHRKGGPAQTIILGRTSDIHNKYEFAILRDMLLVGSILFMGIYHLFLFWNRKKDPFTYWFALTCILVALRVFITGNKYIIQLYPDISWEVHLKLSYLSFFLITPIFARYVYLLFKPYFSRKVYESLKYLGFAFCFIVLVTRSSFYTYLMVPFQIFTLLGAGYTFVVIARTIRDSLPGSKIFFLSFAIFIGSFVNDILVNNLIIYGPLTIHFGIFTMFFVQSVYIARNFSKGFVEAENLAVELSDKNQTLQRVQNQLKELNERLETRVKDKTEELQGKLDQIGKDMRLAKSIIQSVTKIPDVTPYLKVDILYKPIAEVGGDIYFVKRIQDFYYRFFLGDATGHGLQAALYSMMIQSEFERVSAVAMRPNDLLFYMNQHFYDKNADLQIYFPAMSMDFDFHQGILRYAGGGVQNQIHMKKNGTVTMLENTGPIIGILEHYRYGIYESKVESGDRIFLFTDGLFEELNESDGLQALSDLLEVIQSTNSLPFLEVVPSIQTMLYQRMNKSQWKDDATLILIEIT; encoded by the coding sequence ATGGCGACGGAAGTGCCTCCTACTGCAGATAGAGGGGTTCTGTCTGCGGAATCGTTTCTAAGTGGGCAGAAAAAAACCTTAGAGCTCAAAGGGGATTGGGAATATTATCCGGGCCTACTCATATCCCCTAACGAATTCGAAACCCTAAACACAAATAGAGAACCTCATTTTTTTCATGTCCCTGGGATTTGGTCTGAATCTTTTTTTGACCGTGGATTCCTTGCTGGGGATGGGTATGCGACTTTTAGCCTAAAGATACAACATGGTCTTCAAGGAGTTCCTCTTTCTTTAAAAGTTCCAGAGATGGAGACCGCCTACAACTTGTTTGTTGATGGGGTAAAAATGTCTTCCAATGGGGTTGTGACTACTTCTTACCAAACGGGGAAACCTGAGTATCGTCCACGGATTATTGATTTTTTCCCAAAAGAAAACCAGACCTCCATTGTATTACAAATTTCGAATTATCATCATAGGAAAGGTGGCCCAGCCCAAACAATCATCTTGGGAAGGACATCCGATATTCATAACAAGTACGAATTTGCGATTCTACGAGATATGCTTCTTGTTGGAAGTATTTTGTTTATGGGGATCTACCATTTGTTTTTATTTTGGAACAGGAAAAAAGATCCATTTACTTATTGGTTTGCTCTCACTTGTATTTTAGTCGCCTTACGAGTGTTTATTACAGGAAACAAGTATATCATTCAATTATACCCAGACATATCTTGGGAAGTTCATTTAAAGTTGAGTTACTTGAGTTTCTTTTTGATCACACCTATTTTTGCAAGATATGTTTATTTGCTCTTCAAACCATATTTTTCTAGAAAAGTGTATGAATCTCTTAAGTATCTGGGTTTTGCTTTTTGTTTTATCGTTTTGGTGACTAGATCTTCTTTTTACACTTATTTGATGGTCCCGTTTCAGATATTTACATTGTTAGGTGCAGGGTATACCTTTGTTGTGATCGCAAGAACAATTCGTGATTCATTACCTGGGTCAAAGATCTTTTTTTTGAGTTTTGCTATTTTCATTGGAAGTTTTGTTAACGATATTTTGGTAAATAATCTAATCATTTACGGACCGTTGACCATTCATTTTGGAATTTTTACGATGTTCTTTGTCCAGTCAGTGTATATCGCTAGAAATTTTTCGAAAGGATTCGTGGAGGCAGAAAATCTAGCGGTTGAACTTTCTGATAAAAACCAAACCCTACAACGAGTTCAAAACCAACTCAAAGAATTGAATGAAAGATTAGAGACGCGTGTCAAAGATAAAACCGAGGAACTCCAAGGGAAGTTGGATCAAATTGGAAAAGATATGAGGCTTGCTAAGTCTATCATTCAAAGTGTAACTAAAATTCCCGATGTGACTCCTTATTTAAAAGTTGATATTTTGTATAAACCGATAGCTGAAGTCGGGGGGGATATCTACTTTGTAAAACGAATTCAAGATTTTTACTACAGGTTCTTTTTGGGTGATGCAACCGGACACGGCTTGCAAGCAGCTCTTTATTCGATGATGATCCAATCAGAATTTGAGCGAGTTTCCGCAGTGGCAATGCGCCCGAATGATTTGTTGTTCTATATGAACCAACACTTCTATGATAAAAATGCTGACTTACAAATTTATTTTCCGGCTATGTCTATGGATTTTGATTTCCACCAAGGGATTCTTCGTTATGCGGGAGGAGGGGTTCAAAACCAAATTCATATGAAAAAAAATGGTACGGTGACAATGCTCGAGAACACTGGGCCAATCATTGGAATTTTAGAACACTACCGGTATGGAATTTATGAATCAAAGGTGGAGTCGGGGGATCGTATCTTTTTATTTACAGATGGATTGTTTGAGGAGTTAAATGAATCCGATGGTTTACAAGCCTTAAGTGATTTATTGGAAGTAATCCAAAGCACAAATTCTTTGCCTTTTTTAGAAGTGGTTCCTTCCATTCAAACCATGTTATACCAACGGATGAACAAGTCTCAATGGAAGGATGATGCAACCCTCATTTTGATTGAGATCACCTAA
- a CDS encoding STAS domain-containing protein — protein MMEEFKIRLGFENGGSLPVIHISGEITSEAEEEIVESYESIPGDKRSRVILNFSETSYINSAGIATLISLITKSSENQGKIEFAGLNTHFRKVMDIVGLTDFVLIHDSLNSALTQV, from the coding sequence ATGATGGAAGAGTTTAAAATTCGGTTGGGATTTGAAAACGGGGGAAGTTTACCCGTAATTCATATATCTGGTGAAATCACATCCGAAGCCGAGGAAGAGATCGTTGAATCCTACGAATCTATTCCGGGCGACAAACGCAGTCGCGTCATTTTGAACTTTTCAGAGACTTCTTACATCAATTCAGCGGGGATCGCAACACTCATCAGTTTGATTACCAAATCCTCTGAAAATCAGGGAAAGATTGAGTTCGCTGGTCTCAATACTCACTTTCGAAAAGTCATGGATATTGTTGGTCTTACTGATTTTGTCCTCATCCACGATTCTCTTAATTCTGCACTCACCCAAGTCTAA